The Magnolia sinica isolate HGM2019 chromosome 3, MsV1, whole genome shotgun sequence genome includes the window ttgatgggataGAGTGGCCTGTCGATGTGATCGACAATTACTCAATGAGATCGTGtagtctgttgatgccatcgatagaccCTGGTTatagacaaattgaagacatttgatAACAATcctcaccatgtcttcaattatCACGAACAACAGCTCCAAGCTCTAACTCTAATTACCTGCATCATACCTTTATCATCATAACTTTGCTCGCCGCTCGGTGCTCGACTAGTCGCCAAATCATAGATGGAGAAAAGTCGGTCGAAAATGGGTGAGGTGTTGGCGTTATTTAGTGCTTTCTGGATCAGAGAGTGGTCATCCAAAGTCCAGAGAGGGGAGAGGAGAAAAGGGGGGTGGctggtgtagacaccccaccccaagCTGATAAGTCGATTGAGTTTGAGCAGATAGATGGTCaactaaaccctaatcttaaaccctaaccctagaagcgTAAACCCTAGGAACACCAAGCATAAATTCTAAACTCAGCCCATTCAATCTAGTAAACCTAGTAAACACAATCagcctaatcctaaaccctagtAATCTAAAACCCTAGAGCCTTCAGTCAGCTCAACGAGTCAGCTCACTTAGTCAACTCGATGAGTCAACTCACCTGGTCAACCTACCCACTCCAACAACATAGTCAACTCATCTAGTTAAGCCCAAAAACAAACCCAAACCCAAGCCCAAAGGCAAGCATAAAAGCCAGCCTAATAAGAGGAATATGCACAACCTCAAAATAACAACCTTCACAATAGATCATCCATACGCGTGGAGGAGGCTGCCTGCCAAAGTAGGGAGTTCAAGTGGGGACCGACGCTAACCAACTTACCGTCGGCCACGTGACAACTCCACATCTTTGGGGTTGTGTCCCTCAAGCATATGAAATCTCCCTGTTCAAACCTTAAGTGTACGATTGAGGTTATTTACTAAGATGTCCACCTCCTTATTCAAAATTATCCTTTTACCACCTTATCCaactcatgagatgatgtcatatGGCAATCTCCAATCATAATTATTCAACTACCTTTTTCTCATAAGATTACCAACAATTATCAGAAAATTGGATTTAGAGGCTATAAATAgtcccctccccttctcatttcaagcatctaACCTCATTCCTTAGGGCTTTAGTTATCTAACCATCCCTCCactaaggagagtgagagtgagagagtgtCCAACCCTAGTCTATCCTAGCTTAGCCAAAGTCAAAGTCTCCtgagccacctaagttcaaatatgAGCCACTCGATCTAACTTTACGACACTACCGTTAATCCAATTGTTCAAGCTTTAATCAATTTCATTAAACTAGATCATTAGCatcgtgcaacattcattcccttctcaacccccttactCCTCATATATATAAGTATCAAACTGCAATATTACATTATTTTCTCACATCTAACAGTTGGCGTTTGCTCTGAGGCTTGTCGATATATTTAGAGTAGGTCCACCAGAAACCATAACCAGTTGACCGTCGTTTTATCATAAGCAGCAATACAACGTCAAGCATCACATACACCCTACTTTGCACCTACACTCGATCATTTcgaacgtatgctctatggcttgccgatataatcagatCTTACCATCAGAAATTCAAATCGATCAATCATTACTGtcattgcatcgcattacatcTTCTGCATGCGAGAACTAATCATATTCCTCAGAAATTAGTCAAATCTCATGAGTGAAGACCGTACATCTGTACGGACAAAGATGATGCCTAACatcttccctctttgtaatcgcAGTCTCTTACTCAGAATCTTTATTACACAAACTCATAAGTCATCTTAGGATTAGGAATATTCAGATTCTCAATCCAAAGCTAACCGACTATACGATTGTAATAATTGATTAGTGGCGACTTTGGTAAAATGCAACACCCTTTTATCCAAAAATGAAAGCCCTTGAGCGAGGTTTGACCCCTTGGAAAATCGACCCTCCATTTACAGCCAGGTGGGGTCTGAAATTTGGACAGGCACTCGACACTAATAAGGAGGCTTGAAAAGGTTAGGATTTTTGGATGGCTAGATATTTATATACCCAGTCAAATCTGTCGAACCAAGTTGGGCTCGAGTCTAGAACCAAGTCAAGCTGGGTCTAGTTCAATATTGACTTGAATTTGTTCGAACACCAAAAAATGAACTCCACTCAGCTCAAATCCAGTTTtgatcgatccgagttgagtcaagctttaACCGAGCGACTCTAGCAAATTACTGGAGCTGACTCGGTTGTACACTCGGTTGGTGTACAGCTCTATTAATTGGCTAACTGACAGCTCCGTATCAGATGGCGAGAATCATCCACATCTGTGGCTTTTTCAACCGTGGTCTGTTAATTCTCGGTCATGTCAAGAATCCGGGCATGATGGAGCTTACCGTTGGACAACGTAGATCACTGTACACGTTGCCACTTGTTAATTTGATGGAGATGGTGGCAATACACGAGCATCCGCAAAcacatctttcttcttcttctactgttTTCAATCTTTTGAAGTTTTCTTTACAACTTGTGTAATTATAGTACTTGGTAGAGAAATACCTATAGTTTTATATGCGGAATTGACTAATTGATTACCTCGACAATCCTAGAGGAGCCATTTTGAACAAGGTATTATTTAATAATCACATTGACAGGATTATCCTGTCCATTAAATTACTGAACAGAATGTGTACTGTTGAAATTTTTTCTTCTTGATGGTTCACATTTAATTAGTGATCTAATCATCTTTGGTGGCGAGATGTGGATCAGATTTTTGGTCTAACCACACAAATTCAAAGAGGTTGGTTTTAAGGTTTTCTCGCTCGACAGAGTTTATGTCTCGCTAATGACACCAAAAGCTGTTTTATTCACTTACCACTCAAAGCATATGACATCTATACATGTacacatgtatttatttattttcgttTAAATATATATTGTAGAAAAGCTTTGCTACTTCGACATATAATTCAAAAGCTCCACTCACTGTCTAGCTGGATCGGATCAACTCGAACAATTGACTCAACATTTTAATACTCAAATTTAAAGTGTTCTAATGGGTAGGAAAGTGTTTGATTTTTAAGAAAAGCTGAAGTATTATGACGTTGAAAAGAAAAGTAAACTGTTATCAATGTTGCACCCGTAGCAAAGAGTTATTCTTCAGCACAAGTCGGTGCTTAAAATTTTCATACTATTTCTCTAAGAGCTGATTAGAGAGTGACTCAATTGAGTCACACCAAGTCAAATTGAGTTTACTGAGTTGACTTGATGAGTCTTGTCAAGCTCCAATGAAGTCAGGTTCTCCCATGGGTTTCAGTGGGACCATGCCTTGGTATATTGTGATGGATGATAGGCTAACCCCTAAATTTTAACATAGAAAATGCATGTGGCATGCACATGAGTTACATTAAAGTATCCAAACCATGTTCTTcaggtaaaaaaaagaaaagagaaaagacgaAGAAACAAAGCTTATTTGATCATTTCACTATTTGATAGGGGTGCATATGGTTCGGTTCGATCCGATTATTGGGTGAAACTAGAACCAAACCATTCCCAACGGTTCTAGGCAATCTAGAACTAGATTCAAACCATTTGCACCATAGAATCAAATTGGAACCAGACCATGAAAAACCGGTTCGACTTTGATTCAGTTTTACAATTCTCAGCtctttataatccagcccaattgcattttttatttttattttatttttattttattttatttgtaataaTTCAGCCCAAGCTTCCCTACTGAAAATTTTCACGTAGACCAatcttgtcatggtttgtttttatgacTCTTATGTGTTCCCAAGATGATTTTGTTGCCGATGTCTATTTGTGTTGTGATCTATTGGATTAAtgatttaggttttatgttttttttttaattaaatatttatTGACTAATGGGTCCGGTTTCAGATTCAGTTCTACGTTCTGGTTCAATTCGGTTTAACAGAACCTCAAACAAATGGAGAATCGAATCGAACTAaccggttctttaatttttgaaacTGAAACTAAAACCGGTGCACTTAAGAACTAAACCAAACTTGTGGTCTGATCTATTCTCATTTGGTTTACCAGTTCTACTAGTTCCATGGACACCCTAGTACCTCAGTagtggatttttttatatatttttttaattttactttTAACAGTAACATGACAAATACATATTCATCCTAATTCAACAAACAGCCAACTGCGAATCACAGGATACGATCGCTGAATCAATCTGAATTTCGAACTGTGCCTTGCGTGGCCATGGGTTCTAACAATTATTACTGATTTTGGATTATAGTATGACTGCCCGCGCATCAAGCATCATGCTCTACCAGCATTAAACAAGGATCCGCACAACAACTGCAGCCACGTCACGTGTCCTCGGACAACCGGACGCGGGTTGCGTACTACCCCTCCCGTACAGACTTGCCCGCCGTTATGTATCTGTGCATCCAAGCCGTCTCTccctttttttcagattattttaaggcatcaaaacaaaaatgagcagatccaacgatcaaatggaccataccacagatgactcttgcatttaatgcaactgacatttaatgctttaatcattttaatgcaacccggcttattatttggtgtggtccccttgattgttggatctgcctcatttttgttttgatgccttataataatctaagaaaaggcatagacggcttggatgtacaaatacattacggtggtccTGCACATGGACCTGCTGGATCGGAGCTTGGAACGGGAAAAAGTTGCAATCAAACCCATTTTCTAGCTAGGGTTTTCATAATGCAATGTGGAGTAAtggtgtgtgtgtctatatatatatatatatatatatatatatatatatatatatatatatatatatatggagaaggtactatgcgctccgcCTCACGAGTCCGTCAAATGAAattaagctgtgtgggccccaccgtgatgcatttcgaacatctatccccatcagttagatgcatcaTTTCATCTTGggcttaggtctcaaaaatcaagtcaatccgtgacttgtgtgggccacaccacatacagaagtggagaagggccgtgcaccattaaaacattcataaccattttttgggcctaccgagatgtggtttgcaaatccagcccatccattatgtgtgtcccacttggatgaggttcagaccaagtttcagatgcatgcaaattttaggtgagccccaccaagtgcttttatatgttttaatggtgtcttcacatgattttagatggtatggcccacctgagttccgtatataactgatttttgagatatctcataatttaaaagagaccaatcaaatgcatggtgttgatagtcgacgcgcatcacggtggggcccacacagctcgacctcacgggagcttatcatgaggttgagcgcatggtaccttttccatatatatatatataggaaaagggtactatgcgctcaacctcacgagttcgtcccatgagattgagctatgtgggctccaccatgatgcgtatCGAACATTTAcctcattagtcagatgcaccattccattgtgggcctaagtctcaaaaatcaagtcaattcgtgacttgtgtgggccataccatgtacagaagtggagaggggccgtgcaccattaaaacattcataatcattttttgggcctactgagatgtggtttgcaaattcagcccattcattatgtgtgtcccacttggatgagggtttagactaagttttagcagcattcaaaactcagattggcctcaccaagtgcttttatatgtttttggcatgtgttcacatgattttagatggtatggcccacctgagttccgtagacggctaatttttggaatatctcatgatttaaaggggacccatcaaatgcacggtgttgatggtcgacatgcatcacggtgaggcccacacaccTCGAACTCATGGGAGCTTTTGATGAGGTCGAGTGCACAGTACCTTTacccatatatatacatatatagagagagagagagagcagttgtATTCACGTTAGCAAGTTCCGTAGGTTTAACTATgaggtatttattatattcaagCCTTCTATTTATTGGATGAGCTCGTCTCAAGGCtttagttgaaaaataagaaagatctagcTATCAACCATACCACACTGCAGAatacagtggaggattgaacgtctaccaatgaaaccctttttggggtaagtttgggatgagtatgaaatttgtttttcctcttcattcaactCTCCgagacctcatgaacagattggatggaaaataacgttACGGTGGGgcatatgaattttttaacggtgaaaatcatttatCTCCGTTgctatctgtggtgtggttcagatgatctctggatatgattcattttttaaataatgctctaaaatgatcgctaaaaatagatggacaatgtagatataataaatacatcactgtggggcccacgtaactttgatctcctttgaaccgttcgtacaactcggagctcgaggggcgtcggtgctcgtcttctcacgacacgtacctacagcagctatatagctggtgtgtggtacactagccaatcgccttcccaaattccatggcaTATCTGTCATAATTAACATCACCACCTACCTTCTTTAActcaaggaagaagagagaagtcCTGTACTTCCAAACTCCAGTCTCCATTCTCCATGTTTCCCATCTCTGCTTGGATTGCTCTTCTATGGATAACATTACTAGTTGGGGTTTGGTCCTTTATCTATCTCTTTGGTACAAAGAGAAGCAAAGGTAGGCTACCTCCTGGCCCACCAGGTATTCCCATCCTCGGCAACCTTCTCATGTTGGGTGACCTCCCTCATCAAGCCCTCTATAAGTTGGCCATGAAGTATGGCCCGATCATGCACATACGTCTCGGCCTAGTTCCAGCAGTGATAGTCTCATCCCCTCAGGCAGCCCAACAGTTCCTCAAGAAGCACGATCTCGTGTTTGCCAGCCGACCCATCACCGAGGTCGGCAAGTACATCTCCTACAACTGCAAGGGACTGGCCTTCTCGCCATATGGAACCTACTGGCGAAACGTTCGTAAGTTGTGCACCCTAGAGCTGCTTAGCAACCTCAAGATCGAGTCGTTCAGATCCATGAGGAAAGAAGAGCTGAGCCTGCTTGTGGAGACACTCATGGACAGCGCTCGTGCCCACACTGCCGTCGACGTTAGCGCTAAGGTGGCATCTTTCTACTTGCAGATGACATGTAGGATGGTGTTTGGTAGGAAGTACATGGAGGAGAACTTGGATAATCGGGGCTTCAAAGCAGTCGTCAATGAGCTCTTGGTGTTGATCGGATCCTTCAATGCTGCGGAATACATTCCCTTTGCTGGGGCACTTGATGTCCAAGGGATTCGTCGCCGAATGAAGGCCATCAATAAGGTCTTTAGCGACTTCTTTGACAAGATCATCGACGAGCACTTGCAAGACAGGGAGATAAGGCATCAGAAGGACTTCGTCGACTTCATGCTGTCGTTCATGGAGTCCAACAACAACGAATTTCAAATCGACCGGACCAATATCAAGGCAATAATCCTGGTAAGTAAATGGAAAATCGAGcaggtccaatcaacaaaagGCAGGATCAAACGTATAGATATCTTCTCATTGAATTCTCTCTTTTTAAAAAGAGAATCAGAGAGGATTAAATGAGTCGGTTGGGATAATTAAGGATGAGATGTTATCCCTACCTCCTCTAATCCATCTCCCATACCATTAGAATACAAGAGGCTAGGAAGAAGATGATATACAGGATTCACCCATTACTGAGCCTCACATGCCCAATCCAACAAGTAATTCCATGGTGAGGCCCAGTAAATCATGTTAATTGTTGTTCCACACGATTTCACTGTGAAACATTGTGGCCAGATAGCATGTGgacaagatccaaaccatttgtttAGTAGGTTTTACAGAGAATGGGCCATGGACTTGAAATTAACCATCTTCTAAATTTGTAGGAAATGCTCGTGGGTGCAACGGACACATCTGCCACTGTAATTGAGTGGGCCCTCTCGGAGCTCATCAAGCATCCGCGTGTATTGAAGAAAGTCCAAGAAGAGTTAGATAGTGTGGTGGGCATGGATCGAATGGTCGAGGAATCGGACCTGACCAACTTGGAGTACTTGGACATGGTTGTGAAGGAAACCATGAGGCTTCATCCAGTGCTCCCATTGCTAGTCCCTCATGAAGCCATGGAGGATTGCATGGTAAACGACTTCTACATACCCAAAAACTCCCGTGTCATCATAAACGCATGGGCGATCGGGCGGGACCCGAATGCATGGCCGAATGCTGGAGAATTCTACCCAGAGAGGTTCATTGGAGCTAGCATAGACGTCAAGGGCCATGACTTCCAACTTCTACCATTTGGGTCTGGACGCAGAGGTTGCCCCGGTATGCAGTTGGGCGTCACGGTGGTTCGACTCGCTGTAGCCCAGTTGATCCATTGCTTCGATTGGGAGCTTCCAAACGGCGTGCGGCCTGATGACTTGGACATGAGCGAGAGGTTTTCCCTTGTGATCCCAAGAGCGAATTCTCTACTGGCTATCCCGACTTACCGTCTTCGCCTTAAACAACAGTTCGTGAATTGAGACGTAGTTTGTGGGTTGTATGTGTGTGGTACGTGTGACTGCTGGCACGTTTATGTGTTTATCTTTAGTTGATCATGGTTAAATCTAACCATCCGTGGTTATGTTGTGCCGTTAAAATACATTATTTCCGACATGGTTTCAGGGATTGAACAGGTTTGATGTGACTCATATGAGTAGACAATCGATTAGACCCAATCCTTGCTCAGCCGTAACTCGGGAAGTCACGACTCAACTCAGTTCGTACGTGTCTGGTCGAGTCACTGTGCCTTTCAGATATGATTGCGGCCATCAGCATGCTATTTTTTCATGAAGggtcgcggattagctactgaacttctgttttgttttttttttttaaaacattttttttatcattttacacgcacgcacacacacccccacacactcacgctagtggaatttcaccacccgcGAGtccaccacccgagcaagagtaaggaccgaTTAGCTACTGAATTTGATAGTAGCactattgctactgaagtgacgtcatcacaTAACGTGGCCCCACCCTGatattagagattattttaggagatgagcaaaagaatgaggcagatttaaagctAAGGTAGCTTACCACGGAATACATTGGCGATTGAAgactaccgttaaaaacttctctagGCCACCTaagtttaatattttattttcccttattccatgtttgtattaacttataaacaggttcaatctcaaataaatgtcatggtagccctaggtaggtttcaacggtgggagtcactatcccactcttttatgtggtggggtccacttgcactttggatccaccttattccTTGGCTCATGCGCTGAAATAATCtctgcaaatggatggatggtgtggatacaacacatacatcatgggactCGAAGAGCATGATGACATCGCTGTAGTAGCGACCTGGTTCGGAAACGGATTAGCAACTGGCTGGTTCGGAAACGgaggctactccccctgccacaccATGCCcgtggttggtggttggtgctctgtggcccccaccatcatagggatataaatctcatgtgaaccactcCATGGGAAaataatagcgattggatattcaccattaaaatcctcctaaggtctactatactttttatttgacatccaatcagttGAATAGGTCGTAAAGacccagataaagggaaaaaacaaatatcagcttgatccaaaacttttatggccccgaaaaggtttttaatggtcgacgctcattcaatattgtttcctgtaatgtggtccacttgacattggtatatacctaatttttggcccTTTACCAAAAATTgatctggaaaatagatggacggcatggatgagacacatacatcatgctggagccttagagcaccgaccatcagccattggcaggtgacagggggagtagctGATTTTTCCGTctggttcagtagctaatccccagacgcggattgcgtcctacccctggcagggctttgtggggcccatcgtgatgtaagtgtttcatctccTCTTTTCATagattttttcagataattttaaggtatgatcctaaaatTTAAGCAGGTCCACAAGTTCAGTGGACCGCACTAAAGGAAGCCGCAGCGATAATGACACTCACCTcatgaaacctttctaagggccacggtgatgttttcataccatccaacctatttataaataCATGTAGACGTGtatgaaatgaaaaaacaaatatcatcttgttccaaaacttctccagctcctaaaaagtttttaatgatagatgttcaatccccattttgtagtccacttaaaagTTATActcttctattttttaatatcttaaaatgattttaaaaaaacaatgaacgacgtggataaaattCTTACATCACATTAGCCCCACATAGCCCAGcccaggggtaggacgcaatccgcgtccctaatCCCCAACCCTTTCCGAATGGGAagcggaatggctggtgtaccacacactagctattgatgtcaacaagttttgtgggtcccattatgaggtatttgttatatcgaaaccgtccatccatttagcgagctcgtattaaggctttaggcgaaaaataaaacagatctaaagaTTAATTGGAACACACtgaaaaaaacagtgggggattgaacgtctaccattgaaatcttttttagGGTAACAAAAGTttcgaatcaatatgaaatttgtttttcctttcatccatgtatttttttttttttttaaaccttattaatagattggatggaaaataaacattagctGTGAATTTTTTagctgtgaaaatcattatcctggcTGTTATTTTTGGTGTCGCTGTTATTTTTCGTGTGGTCCATAAGAGCGTTGGATATGATTAGTTTTTCGTTTACTGTTCTAaattgatctaaaaaaatggatgaatagtatagatgtaataaatacatcattgtgggcgtatgtaactttgatctcctttgaaccgttttgtacaactgggagctcgaggagcgtcggtgctcgtcttcgcacgacacgtatgtTCACGGACGCGGATTTTCTGCTAAAGCATTTCCCATGAATTTCATGCGCTGTGGGCCCACgctgatgtttgtaagaaatccaccctgtccatccgttttgtgaattaattttaggatatgattccAAAACGAGccggatccaatgctcaagtgggccgaaaatgtgagaattgaacttctacacttgaaatatttgtggggccacagaagttctgaatcattctaaaattttgttttcagttcatcccagtaggaatgatgttatgaatggtatggatggcatgtaaacatcactgacTACCGGGaagtttcaacgatgggaatTTCCCTAattacattttcctttagtacgaccCACTTGGATATTGGATCAGGCTCGTTTTTTGGCCTAATGtgataaaatgaactcacaaaacgaatggacgtggtggatttcttacgaacatcacagtggccccacctggttcccaggcaggaacttcctgcgaaatgcTTTgcacgaaatccgcgtcccatgtacaccagctatatcgctggagtggagtacaccagccaatcggttTCCTTCCTCTGACTATCTTATCTTTATAACCATCCACAGCGATCATTATAACGTGAAATATTTTAATATGAATTATTTTGTTTTTCTTGATAAAAATATCTTATCTTTATAACCATCCACAGCTATTATTATAACGTGAAATATTTTAATATGAATGATTTTGTTTTTCTTGACGCAAATATAACTTAATAAATATAGCAATAGTGTATGTTATGGGTGGAATCACGTGACCTGACGCACGAGATCAGATCCTCTGACCTATCAAAAGACTAGAAATTAAAGATGAGTTGAGTAAGGAGGATCAATGGCTGAGCCGAAACAAACCCTACTTAGAAATAAGGCTCGTCAACTACCTCGACTACAGATACCAACCTCGACCTTGGGTATCGATCTCGACCTTATAATAGAAATAGTTGAAGAAAATCTTGCGACATATAAAGATAAGATCGATCCAACAAGGTTatacccaaaaatcacactgatcgagACAAAATCGGAGATATTCTCAAAATTAGATTTCAACTCCAATATGGGCCCCTACAACGTATCCAACAAGTCTACTTAGATACACAAACCGCttaaaaagcctataaatacacccacTGCCATGGGTAAAGGGTATACACAACTATTTTGATTTTACTGCGCCTATTGTGAGTTCATACACCTAACTTAGGAATCAGAAGGTCCCCCGGCCGGCCACAACTGGTGCCCCCATTGTCTCATTATTCTCTATTAATTTGCAAGTACCTAGCAGCTCACAAGAGGTGGAATATGAACGACTGATTAGAGCAACAACAATTTGGCGCCATACGTGGGAAATACAACAAAGCTATTCAGAAGTTCCCCTTACGTCAAGAAAATCCATCCGTGTTTTCCCTTTACCCTGTGATGGCCACTACACTAAAATCGCGAATTTGtgatggaccaaatccgtcgtaaaaccaaataaacgacgaatTCGTTCATCGCTTGGTTCGTGGCTGTTTactggtggttttttttttttttcttttttgcaatgGATAATAAAAAATCCGTCGCTTAAATTCGAAAAAACCCACCCGAATTattcgtcattaaaaatattggccatggataaggtccgtcgctaatatgtgGAGAGCGACGGACAAATTTgtcgttgattttcaacttgttcagaaattagcgacggatttggtccgttgctaaaatatctgtgaattaaaaaagaaatcgtcagattttatttatttattttttaatcttacaCTTAAtagtcatttaaaaaataattcacataattatttaataagaatactattcacaaaattgctaacaactcaattcaataaagatGAATGTAAATCctattcacatgattgtttaataagaatcctattcatcaAACTAATAAGTTCAAGCATATTGAAAATAAGAACTCCCAGCCAAAGCATTATATGATACCTCATATAACAAATACATACACATAAATGGGATCCACTAAATATGACAAATATCTCATATAACAACATATAACCATCGACTTGCAAAAGCCTGCGACTccctaatgaaatctaatatatacTTGCATACCTCTAGGAGACGGCAGCTTTTGATGAGACACTTCTTTCTTCTAGCTTGA containing:
- the LOC131240313 gene encoding cytochrome P450 71AU50-like, which translates into the protein MFPISAWIALLWITLLVGVWSFIYLFGTKRSKGRLPPGPPGIPILGNLLMLGDLPHQALYKLAMKYGPIMHIRLGLVPAVIVSSPQAAQQFLKKHDLVFASRPITEVGKYISYNCKGLAFSPYGTYWRNVRKLCTLELLSNLKIESFRSMRKEELSLLVETLMDSARAHTAVDVSAKVASFYLQMTCRMVFGRKYMEENLDNRGFKAVVNELLVLIGSFNAAEYIPFAGALDVQGIRRRMKAINKVFSDFFDKIIDEHLQDREIRHQKDFVDFMLSFMESNNNEFQIDRTNIKAIILEMLVGATDTSATVIEWALSELIKHPRVLKKVQEELDSVVGMDRMVEESDLTNLEYLDMVVKETMRLHPVLPLLVPHEAMEDCMVNDFYIPKNSRVIINAWAIGRDPNAWPNAGEFYPERFIGASIDVKGHDFQLLPFGSGRRGCPGMQLGVTVVRLAVAQLIHCFDWELPNGVRPDDLDMSERFSLVIPRANSLLAIPTYRLRLKQQFVN